The Mus musculus strain C57BL/6J chromosome 2, GRCm38.p6 C57BL/6J genome has a window encoding:
- the Cry2 gene encoding cryptochrome-2 isoform X2, with protein sequence MELPKKPAVAVSSQQMESCRAEIQENHDDTYGVPSLEELGFPTEGLGPAVWQGGETEALARLDKHLERKAWVANYERPRMNANSLLASPTGLSPYLRFGCLSCRLFYYRLWDLYKKVKRNSTPPLSLFGQLLWREFFYTAATNNPRFDRMEGNPICIQIPWDRNPEALAKWAEGKTGFPWIDAIMTQLRQEGWIHHLARHAVACFLTRGDLWVSWESGVRVFDELLLDADFSVNAGSWMWLSCSAFFQQFFHCYCPVGFGRRTDPSGDYIRRYLPKLKGFPSRYIYEPWNAPESVQKAAKCIIGVDYPRPIVNHAETSRLNIERMKQIYQQLSRYRGLCLLASVPSCVEDLSHPVAEPGSSQAGSISNTGPRALSSGPASPKRKLEAAEEPPGEELTKRARVTEMPTQEPASKDS encoded by the exons ATGGAGCTGCCCAAGAAGCCCGCGGTGGCTGTGAGCAGCCAGCAGATGGAGAGCTGCAGAGCTGAGATCCAGGAGAACCATGACGACACCTATGGCGTGCCTTCCCTGGAGGAGCTGG GATTCCCCACGGAAGGACTTGGCCCAGCTGTTTGGCAAGGAGGAGAGACAGAAGCTCTGGCCCGCCTGGACAAGCACTTGGAAcggaag GCCTGGGTTGCCAACTATGAGAGACCTCGGATGAATGCCAATTCCTTACTGGCCAGCCCCACAGGCCTCAGCCCCTACCTGCGCTTTGGATGCCTCTCCTGCCGCCTCTTCTACTACCGCCTGTGGGACTTGTACAAGAAG GTGAAGAGGAACAGCACACCCCCCCTCTCCTTATTTGGACAACTCCTGTGGCGAGAATTCTTCTACACAGCGGCCACCAACAACCCCAGGTTTGACCGAATGGAGGGGAACCCCATCTGCATCCAGATCCCCTGGGACCGCAACCCCGAAGCCCTGGCCAAGTGGGCCGAGGGCAAGACAGGCTTCCCTTGGATTGACGCCATCATGACccaactgaggcaggagggctggATCCACCACCTGGCCCGGCACGCTGTGGCCTGCTTCCTCACCCGCGGGGACCTCTGGGTCAGCTGGGAGAGCGGGGTCCGG GTATTTGACGAGCTGCTCCTGGATGCCGATTTCAGTGTGAATGCAGGCAGCTGGATGTGGCTGTCCTGCAGTGCTTTCTTCCAACAATTCTTCCACTGCTACTGCCCTGTGGGCTTCGGCCGACGTACAGACCCCAGTGGGGACTACATCCG GCGGTACCTGCCCAAACTGAAAGGCTTCCCCTCTCGATACATCTATGAGCCCTGGAATGCCCCCGAGTCAGTTCAGAAGGCTGCCAAGTGCATCATTGGCGTGGACTACCCACGGCCCATCGTCAATCATGCAGAGACTAGTCGGCTCAACATTGAACGAATGAAGCAGATCTACCAACAGCTGTCGAGATACCGGGGACTCT GTCTATTGGCATCTGTCCCTTCCTGTGTGGAAGACCTCAGTCACCCTGTGGCAGAGCCTGGTTCAAGCCAAgctgggagcatcagcaacacag GCCCCAGAGCACTATCCAGTGGCCCAGCTTCCCCCAAACGCAAGCTGGAAGCAGCCGAGGAACCTCCTGGTGAAGAACTGACCAAGCGGGCTAGAGTGACGGAGATGCCTACCCAAGAGCCAGCAAGCAAGGACTCCTGA